In one window of Cyanobacteria bacterium GSL.Bin1 DNA:
- a CDS encoding 2Fe-2S iron-sulfur cluster binding domain-containing protein, with translation MPQIMAQGKTFTCDRGANLRKVLLENNIDLYNGNARVINCHGLGTCGTCTVAVEGDVSPPGQREKLRLSLPPHQSSTTRRLSCQVQVLGDVKVKKFTGFWGQENTVKWSPDSA, from the coding sequence ATGCCGCAAATTATGGCTCAAGGAAAAACCTTTACCTGCGATCGCGGGGCGAATCTCCGCAAAGTCCTCCTAGAGAACAATATTGATCTCTATAATGGCAATGCCCGTGTGATTAATTGTCATGGTCTGGGCACCTGCGGAACCTGTACCGTGGCAGTTGAAGGAGACGTTTCTCCACCGGGTCAGCGCGAAAAACTGCGCTTGTCTTTACCCCCGCACCAAAGCAGTACAACGCGACGTTTATCCTGTCAGGTGCAAGTTCTTGGCGATGTCAAAGTCAAGAAATTCACAGGATTTTGGGGCCAAGAAAACACTGTTAAATGGTCACCGGATTCTGCGTAA
- a CDS encoding PAS domain-containing protein, whose translation MISELLKLSLNQVSEPILLTLADGSFCEVNSAAIALLGLSRQELLQKTVYDIFPNFQLKHWQGLQYNKKILYQDQIVTADQESKTFEVHAEYYEDPSGAGASLLLKPIPPPTVSPKKIAIAEQENLLSLIINNIPQQIFWKDRNQVYLGCNRYFAEVAGFSDPAEVVGKNDYQLNRKNSYVDSYRQWDRRVIEEGKAILDLEEPYYDANGTEGIMLTSKIPLIDDRGSIVGLVGICTEITEPRKMPDRFFEANPIQALPNSNPNLTKLEAQLQKALATEKEINHLKTKIITTILFKNGTPLSRIVMATRLLKKYRKQLSDQKLEQYLQEISAAVGSLSRIHEDMLTFNGFPSASQAFQFEPVNLIEIYQTVVANFMGLNPLHHELKLHQNQDEIWLKGDKTLLSHLINHFLANAFKYSEEGSTISVSIEKQENRTIFQVADEGIGIAPEEQKKLFDAFDQDGLASNRSGMGLGLLIIKYVAAIHQADITVESELGKGSTFTVSFPNDPLTRSS comes from the coding sequence ATGATTTCTGAATTACTTAAACTTAGTTTGAATCAAGTAAGTGAGCCCATTTTATTGACGCTTGCAGATGGGTCTTTTTGTGAAGTGAATTCAGCTGCGATCGCGCTTTTGGGATTGTCTCGCCAAGAACTGTTACAGAAAACTGTCTATGATATCTTTCCTAACTTTCAGCTCAAGCATTGGCAAGGATTACAATATAACAAAAAAATCTTATATCAAGATCAAATCGTTACCGCCGATCAAGAATCTAAAACGTTTGAAGTTCACGCTGAATATTATGAGGATCCAAGTGGGGCGGGTGCTTCTTTACTTTTAAAACCAATCCCCCCCCCTACGGTCAGTCCTAAAAAAATAGCAATAGCGGAGCAAGAGAACTTATTAAGCTTAATTATTAATAATATTCCGCAACAAATTTTTTGGAAAGATCGGAATCAAGTTTATTTAGGATGTAATCGGTATTTTGCAGAAGTAGCTGGCTTCAGTGATCCAGCGGAAGTCGTTGGTAAAAATGATTATCAACTGAATAGAAAAAATAGCTATGTAGACTCCTATCGCCAATGGGATCGGAGAGTGATAGAAGAAGGAAAAGCAATTTTAGATCTAGAAGAACCTTATTATGATGCTAATGGGACAGAGGGAATCATGTTAACGAGTAAAATTCCACTAATCGATGATCGAGGTTCTATTGTGGGGTTAGTTGGAATTTGCACTGAGATCACTGAACCCAGAAAAATGCCAGATCGATTCTTTGAAGCGAACCCAATTCAAGCATTACCAAACAGCAACCCAAATCTGACAAAATTAGAAGCACAATTACAGAAAGCCTTAGCAACCGAAAAAGAAATTAATCATCTTAAAACAAAAATTATTACCACGATTTTATTTAAAAATGGCACACCACTGAGTCGAATTGTCATGGCAACAAGGTTACTGAAAAAATATAGAAAGCAGCTATCTGATCAAAAATTAGAACAATATTTACAGGAAATTTCTGCTGCTGTCGGATCTCTTAGTCGTATACACGAAGACATGCTTACTTTCAATGGTTTTCCGTCTGCAAGCCAAGCATTCCAATTTGAACCCGTGAATCTTATTGAAATTTATCAGACAGTAGTGGCGAATTTTATGGGCTTAAATCCCCTTCACCATGAGCTGAAACTTCACCAGAATCAAGATGAAATTTGGCTGAAGGGAGATAAGACGTTACTCTCTCATTTAATCAATCATTTCCTCGCTAATGCATTCAAATATTCTGAAGAAGGCAGTACTATCTCCGTTAGTATCGAGAAGCAAGAGAATAGAACGATTTTCCAAGTCGCTGATGAGGGAATTGGCATCGCTCCCGAAGAGCAAAAAAAACTATTTGATGCGTTTGATCAAGATGGTCTTGCTAGTAACAGGAGTGGAATGGGGTTAGGATTATTGATTATTAAATATGTAGCAGCGATTCATCAAGCAGACATTACCGTTGAAAGCGAATTGGGAAAAGGCAGTACGTTTACTGTATCTTTCCCCAATGATCCCCTAACAAGATCAAGTTAA